aatatagtatttttatagtgtggtattgctactttaacttaagtactttaagtaaaagatctgaatattTTAGCACTGCCAGTGGAAGATCCTCAAAGCACAAACCAACTCTGGGCTTGGTTTATTAAATAGCAAAGTCAGACAGAATGTCTCAAATCCTTCAACCAGGACTCAAAATGGGTCTTAATAAAATACAACTGGCTTATAAAGTTTGTCACAGTTTTACAGTATCCAAAGTGaaagtttgaaataaaaatgcagagGTCTTGACAAAGTAAAGGCAAGAAGACATTTAAATAGTGTGCTAAGGAATATATCTCCTGATACTATAATAATATCAGTCAGGCGttataaaaaaacccaaaaaactgAAGACAATTCTCTAGCAAAACTCTAACTCACCTGATTCACACTCAAATATACAACAATGTACATATTTTCGTAAACAACCTTAGTTTCAATAGATAATCTTGTTTACAAGTGCAcctggaggaaaaaaataacatttatatccTTTTGCATcgaatgcccccccccccgtccaTGATCTACCTTAACAGCAAATCTTGTTCTATCAAGAATAAAGACTGTGGTCCACAGCTGTACATATTTTTACTCCCTTTCATAACAGCAATTATACATCAGGTCAACAGTCCAGTGGCTGAAGCAGAGGACACATGCTGGATTTTGACATCTTGGGACCACCGTTGTtactctcctttttcttcttagCTCACGGATGGAGCCATCCTCGGTCTCAAAGGGACTCCAAATGAGTTCCAATACTGGCTCTGAATTTGCTGTTTCTACTGACGAGTGCCGGGGGGTAGAGTGAGGTTGGCCATCAGCTCGTGAACAGAAGCAAATATCGTACACTCacctgaaagaaagacagaaaataccCAGTGTTAGCAAAGGCATTTTGCATCAAGTatggaaaacaaaactgaatattCAGTTGATACCAGTTTCTGGTATCATTATATGTTATATTTGATATCACTTTTTCAGTATAGTAAATTATTCAGTGTTCATCAGCATGCAAGTCTCACCCTGTCTAGCGGGGTGCAGTTCATTGAACCTCTTAAGGATATTAGAGACCATGAGCGCTGCGGCCCCAGAGGAGCTGTGCTGTCTGGGGATGTCGGCCTGCTGAGTGAGGCCTGTGGCCATGTCGTACACAATGGGCACGATAATGCTCACTGGCTCCTGTGGCACAGGGATACGCTGGGTCAGCTGCAACTGTCAggcaaaacagaacaaacacacaggggTCACGTTGGTCTACGTGTTTCAAATTATGCTACACAGGTATATAACTTGTGTCCTGGTTTTGAAGAGCTAACAGTGAGGCTCTGCTGAGACTTACAAAGAAGAGCATCTTGGACTTGAGCACCACAGCGATGGTTCCAGGAGGGGCGATGGGAGGAGCACTGGGAGGGATAGTGAGACAGAACTGGACATTCCACTTCAGCTGTGCAGCCTGGTCAGGGAACTGCAGAGAAAGGCAACACATTATATAGTACTTTTCAAACACAGGGGCAATTCCAAGTGCTTTATATAAAAGGTAAAGAAATGCATCAAGATATTAGACCACAACTAaagcatgtgcatgtgtaatgTGTGCACACTGTCACACAAATCACATAGTAAGTAAaggtttatttgtatagcactttttaaaacacacagttacaaagtgcttcacacatacacgaaaaatataaatgaatatataaataaagatatatttcaatacaaaaatacagcacaaaaccaaactgaaacaaaccaaaacatcaGACAGGGATGGAGATCTATAAAAAGGCTTGCCTATAACAAAGGCTTTTTAGAAGCTGCTTAAAGCAGTCCAAAGATTCGGGAAATCTGATAGTTTGTGGAAGATGATTCCAGAGGGTTGGGGCTAAAACAGCAAAGGCACGATCACCTTTTGTTTGAGGTTGGAGCGGGAGATGGACAAAAGGCTGAGATTTGAGGATCTGAGTGGTCGAGAAGTGGAAtgaggaacgaggacatcagaaaTGTAACTGGGGGCAAGGTCATGCAGAGCCTTATATGTAATCAACAAAATCTTGTAGTTTATTATGTGGGACCGACAGCTTGTTCTAGTTAGCAGCCTGGCAGCTGCGTTTTGGACCAACTGTAAACGATTTAAAGCAGCTTGACTGAGGCACGTGTGtagggaattacaataatctagatgggagaaaatgaaagtgtgaatGAATAATTACAGATCCATAGAAGATAAGATACATCTGATTTTAGCAATATTTCTTCGCTGAAGGAAACAGGTCTGGACGAGCTTGGTAACATGATGGTCAAAAGTCGTTTACTGGTCACAGATGATTCCAAGATTCTTATCAGTAGATTTGATATTAGAGTGAAATGGTTCAATAAACTGATCAGCTGCAGTGGCAAAGTTATCGGGTCCAATTAAAAgaacttctgttttgtcaggGTTTAGGTGGAGGAAATTATGAGACATCCAATCTTTGGTGGCGGCTAAGCAATCATGGAGGGAGGACAGTTGATTCAGGTTATTGGGTTTGGCGGAGAAAAACATCTGTGTATCATCAGTATAACAGTGATATGACACGTCATGAAAGCGGCTGAACAAATGACCCAGAGGAAGCATGTACAATGAGAAGAGTACTGGTCCAAGGACCAACCCCTGAGGGACTCCACACAGCAGGGGAGCTGAGGAGGACACATGATTAttgatacaaacattaaaatatctatTAGTCAAATAAGAATTAAACCAGTTTAGAGCTGTACCAGAAATGCCAACCCAGTGATGTAACCCATCAAGTACAATGGCATGATCAATAGTATCAAAGGCTGCAGTCAAGTCCAGTAGTATGAGGATGGAATATTCACCTTTGTCTGCATGCATAAAAATATCATTTTTGCCTCATTTATCAGGGCATATGGTGTACTACTATATCTGTATCTTGCAATGTTTCCACTGTTATTTGACAAAAGTGGAAGGGGTCTTATTCAGTTTGCATATTCATAAGTTCTTGAATTTTCTAACAACTGTGGTAACAACAGTGTAGAGATGATGCTAAGCAACTTCCAgttgttttctacattttgtggaaaaatatatattgaacATATTTAATAGATCGAAATACTTAAAACTGACGAGGCTCATAATTCAATACATGTAACAACCCCTCATAAAAGAAACAGCTACCCACCAGTTCGAGCTTCATGATGCGCACACAGTCCCTAAGGATGTTCGTGGGTGCCCCCAGCAGCTTTGTGAAGGCATTCAGAGTGTTGTATTTGAAGGGAGGACCAGCAACCTAGAAAGAGGACAACAGAAGATGGATCAATGGAATAATAACATGAGTGCAGGCATGTGTTCCTATGAGTGACCTTAAATACTGACAAGTCTTTTAAATGAGGGAAACACAACAGGCTTTACTTTTTTTCcagtacagtacaatatttttttaattatgatcAGTTcgagaaacacaaaatgcaatttgTTTCATGTATAGGTCAAACTCTTCAACTATGCATGTACATATGTCTCAAATTTATGtttgaataatttatttattaggCTTTAAGTGGATGCTGCTGATACTTACCCGTGTCTCAAAGAACTTCTCCAGCACCTGAAGCTCCTCCTGGGACCAGGGACCTGTATTTTCTGGAGTGACTTTGAGCTGCAGTGTCTGGTAATTCTTTGGGTTGAGAGCCACGCGGCACTTGAGCACGTCTGTCTTGAACATGATTACCCCCGGCTCATTAGAGTTCACAATAGATAACTAGAGGAGAGTTGACAGAGTGATGAAAGTTAGGGGAGGGCGGAACACATAATGTAATTTGAGGGGGGGCGGAAACACCAAGGAATAATCTCTCCaaatcatcatcatgatttGTGCAACACTTACATTGGCCTCCTGCTGAATGATCCTCTGTAGGTGCCGTCTCATGATAACTGAACCTAGAAACCGCTCCAGAGGCGAGCAGAGGTAGCTTCCTGCTAGGCCTGGCACCAGGCAGGGAGTGGGTGAGGGGAGCAGAAGCACATGCAAGGCATTGTGGGTGAGGATGGTAGGAATGGAGGCAGCCCAGGGGCGCTGAGGTAGCTTGCGGGGTGGAGGCATACTGGTAGGCATGACTTGTGAACCTAAaccaaagaaagagagggagagagttgtAAAGAAACACTCAAATTATTTATAGAGCTAGACTGATATATCATCCGATATTAGCATtttgcagatatattggtatcTGTGTATATGTcggccgataagtaacaagaaattgcagtacagaagtgccaaactaggtttgagaTATTTAGGGCACTTTCACACTTATAGTTTGTTTGCTCTGGTCCGAATCAGTTAATGAGTTTATAAACTTTGAGCATTTTCCCCTTGGTTCGGTTGCttttcacacagagaaaaatccAAGCGaaccaaaatgcatcactagcaaattatttaaactcccaaatattGATGTCATTATTCTCCTCAAAATAATGTGAGGCAATACTGAGAAAGCAGGACTTACTGGTCCCAGCACGTGGAGAATGAGGGTCAGGGATAGGTGAGTGCAATGATGGGTTACCAGGGGACATGCCATGGATCCTTGCCCCAGGAGAAGGCCCTGAGACCTGGGGTGAGCCTGGCCACTGGCCCCTATGGCTAGGGGACACCATGGCATATGGAGAGCTGGGGTCCAGAGCACCTAGCGTGAAGGAGAGACAGCCatcagcaacaaaacaacacttaaTATACGACAATAAGCAGTCAGATGAATACACCACTGTGTGCCCACTAACCACAGGCCATATGCTTGCTAATGTATAGAAGTGCCTAATGAAGATGTTCAGTTCAGCCCGTTCCAGCCCTTGCCCATCAGACCAGAGTTGTTACCAGGCCAGCATTTACGGCCACCCTGCTGCTTACCGTGGGGACTGGCAAAGCTGGTCTGGCCCATGGCTATGCCCAGCGAAGACGGAGATGGGGTGGGCCCAAAAGGAGAGGGTGCCCTCAGAGCTCCACTAGGGGAGCCAGAGGCATGGATgttccctgcacacacacacacacacacacacataccaaatGGCTCGTCAGACTCTGAGGTTGACAAgttctcctcacacacacacacacacagacacactgactcatgtacacacatgctAAAGTAGGGCGGAAGGGCTGCAGTCTCTGGCTGGCGGGCTGAGATGGAATGGAAGGAGCAGGACTAAATGCATGCTTTGTTCCCTCTTGGCTGtaaggtgtgtgtatgttgcatgAGAAACACAACTGATCTCATGGTTTCACAAAACTAAAATGGGCACACATGGTCGCTCTTCTTCGTTCTCTGTGACATTCACACAATTTGCTCTtgcaacaaaatacataaatcagCAGGGAGGTTGATGACTGTGCAATGTAATATACTCAAAAACAATGATTTGTTGGTCATAATCCTGTATGGTGGCTTGACAAGCTCAGATGACATAAACAATATAGGAgatcattcactcacacatatTTGGACAAACACCAAGTACCAAACTTGCTATTACCTGGTGACTGGGTGGGCATCATGGATGGTGAGGGAGTTACATTAGTGTGATAATTTGGTGGTGAAGTGAGAGGAGGGTAAACACCTCCCGCACCCCCTCTCATTGTCTGTGGCTGCTGTTGAGGTTGCAACTGGTTCATCAGACTGTCCATCACATCTACACCCACCGGCGACGGTGGGTTATCATCTTCATTGACAGAGCGTCTGCGAGCATCCTGATTACTGTCCACAAACATATTCAGGAATGTCTAGACAGGGCAAAGAGCAGAAGGACAGACTGTAATGTAAAAAGCTGGACCAAAAACATTGAAGTTGTTGATCATAAAACTGTATCTGCATTACATTTACTTCTAGAATCCAGTTGTATTCTTTAGTTGTGCTGATTctcaacacacattttcactctgGAGTGATGACAAGGGAAATatgcagttagcttagcataaacactggaaacagggggaaacagctagcctggtagTCCAAAGATAACAACATCTACCCCCACATctcccagcacctctaaagctaactaACACTTCATATATCATTTTAGTCAATTTAAAAACCAAAgagtaaaaactgtaaaaatgtgtggttttatggggggtgaAGCGCCAGAGTATTTCTTAGTCCGACACAGTGACTTTGGACAgtcaggctaactgtttcccatgtttccagtctttatgctgaactaagataaccggctgctggcagaagcctcatatttactgtacagacatgagagtggtatctcaTCAAactcaagaaagcaaataatgtatttccaaaaatgtcaaactattcctttaactcatATCAACTGGTCACAATGTTTGTTCTTTGGGTTGACCCTGATTAGTATACTTACAGTCTCAGATGCATGTACATAAGAACTAAAAGTGGCAGCTTAGACAGTTTAGACAGACTCTTCAGTTAAGGAGAAACTTATTCCCTTTCCAAGATCAAGTCTGTTAGTTGACACCACTTCTATGCCTTTATGTCTGGTGTACCTTGAGTCCAGGCGCAGGGTAGAAACCCTCTACAATCTTAGTGTTGTCAAAAAGACTGTAGGCTCCATCTCTGATGGCTACCACACCACGGCTGCGGCAGTAGATGTCGATGCAGTACATGTTTCGGAACGCCAGGCGGATGTGTGTGGATGACTGGGGTAAGATGGAGAAGCACTGGTAGGCAGTGTTGGTGCGCTGGGTCAGGCCCAGCATGGGCACTGTTGGTAGCTTGTTGATTGCATTCAGAGGGGCCTGTGTGTCAGAGAGCACCTGAGGAAGATAAATAGAAACCGGGTTACCCAGGAAATTACACAGAACACTAAAGTAAAAATAGATGGGATGTGATTAGAGAAATAGCGAACGCAGCACAGAGGACAAAGTAATGTTTGTGCAATGTTTTTTGCCACGTGAGGAGCATGAACAAAACAGAGAATACCAGAAATGTAAGGAAAAGAATGTAGTAGTATAATTTATGCTGTCAGCCAATGTACTTGGACTGCCCACTGATATTAAGCTCCATTTATCAGGTAGTTCAACACATGAAGGTTAAGTGAACACATTTATGATCCAGATCTAACAAGTGCACATGCGCATGTTATGGCTGTATTTTCTTAACTGTGCTATTGTgtacctgcagcagctgcatcaCATTTGGATTCTTGTTGAACATCTCCTGTAACTGATGAAGGATGATATTATGGCAGTTGGAGCAGCCAGAGTTAGGCCCCACAGTGCCGAGGGCAAGGTGGAAACGGTGGCTGCTGGAGTTCCACTGGATGGTCACAGAGCTGCCCTTGGTGGTCCCGTAGCACAGCACCAGCTTACGGTAGTTATAGAGCCGCACCTCTGAGAACAGGCTCAGGTAAGATGGCATCTCTGGAGTAAAGCAGTCACAATGTGCAGCTCAATTAAGTacagtgtgtttcttttgcTAAGCATTAATTCAATAATTCAGTGACACTGATGAAGCCTTAACTAACTGTAACTCTAACTATGTGCGGATTTCACACACATGGCTCAGACTAACTTGAGTAAATCTTGGTTTTAAGTTTTTTCAGCACAAAAGTGAAACCAGGCCAAGAAAACAATATATTACTTTGAATATACATGTATCACCTTCATTGCAAATGAAAACCAGAAACATACTGACTGATTTAAGATGAACTGACTTTCATCAAGAGTCATTTACAAATGCAATTTTTGCTTTACAGATGACCATGCACGAACCTGGCAGTGCACGAGAGAAGTTGAGGACGCACTGGTAGAGCTGATTGATGGCGCTCCAGTCATTAAGGAACATCTCTACTACCTTTCGCCCGCCCACTGGCTCCGAAAGAGGGTTTTCATAAGTCAGATACACGTGCCGCGTGGAGGCTAATAGAGGGGACAGATGGGTTTCTTGAGACACTGGGCCATGTAGCAGACGCAGACAGTTTTCCATTTTCACATAGAGGCCATACTTTAAGCAAAGCACATAATGTTTAATGCAAGACATCCTATGAAAAATGATGACAATGTTTTTGGCATACtatgtttttataatgttaTGGCCAATTGCTGAATTTGCTACACTGACTATTTATTATATCCCCGGGTATGTGTTGATTGTATTAATTAGTTTGATTCCTAGTGTTGTTGCTGCCTGATTTGGACAGGACACtcttgaaaaatatttttaaccttAATGAAATTTTTCTGGATAAATCAAGgcacataaataaatgtgagaTGAACTTGGGACACTCTGTATGTGGTGTATACCTTGCTCCttgctgtgtgtgctgttgaGAGGGCAGTTGGCCAGCACCAGTTCAGCCACCCAGGTTCGGTTGTTCCTGCCCTGCAGTCTGAAGGTGCAGTCCAGTAGGGACCGGTCTAAAGCTCTCCTGGTCTCCTCTCCTACACCTTTACAGGGAGGAATCCTGCAGGATAAAAACAATTACACTGTAGTCACAATGGTTTATCATACTTTgaagaaacattacatttgacTGTCATCGTGTGTACATAAATTCACGCATGTGTGCTTGTGACTGAGTGTATTACTTCAGTAGACGTATCGCATGACTGCTGCCGTCTCCCTCCACTTGGACACCCTGGTTTGGGATCTCCATGTTGGACAGCTACTCAAAGACAGTCAGACATGCAGCATTAGCCAGAAAACACAAGACTGGGATTGCCATGCTTAACATTTTTTGGACACATCTATGACTGGCAAGAATGATTCAAACAGTCTGAGCATTGTGACTTACCTCTGTTCTGAGGCCAATGAAAGGCATGTTGGTGTCGCACATCGCTACTAGGTGAGCCAGCTCTTTGTTGAAGGCACACATTTCTCCAGACCGCTTAGGCTTCTTTGGCTCTGGGCCTCCCTGGTCCCCAGATATCTACAGAGCAACGAAGACACAAAAAATTGCACATTAAAGGACATTTATTAAGTTTAATTTATCCAGCTGCTCACATATACTTTTTCTTAGCAATGGCTTGTCTCACATTCACAAAAGGTACACATGTCCACAAGACGAGGCTGACCTGTACAAGCAAAAGCTAAATGTATACTTGTATGTTTGGAGGTTAAGTTGTTGCGATGCAGCCTACACATGTAGCTGCTGGGTCTACCCCAGAGGCGGagcattttataataatattaggCAGGAATATTAACTCTGGAACATAATCGTTGTATAATATGTTTTTGTCAGCCACGTATTGTAAACAGTTTTTGAGGTGGGGCAGAACATTAATTGTTCACTTTTCCCACCCACATTTTCCTAGCCAGTACAAACTGCCTAGTTCTAACCTCTAGGCCAGAACCACATCCATTAAAACTCCAAATACACTGCATTTCATCGTACACAAATTAACGTTTGGTGTATAACTACTCTAGTACTGACTACCTTTCTCTTAGTTCCAGGTCGGGCCCTTCTCCCTGTTGTGGTGTCCTGGACAAGGTGTTCTAGGTTGGGTTTGAAATGCTGCAGGAGCTGTGCACACATGGGTCCGTCCTCTCCTTCCAgctgagacacagacaggaaagagTACTTGTACTGCAACGCTGTGGGACTGCTAGGCACTTCAAACATTTCCACCacctacaaaaaaaaatagaggaggaggaggaaagagaggaattGGAAAGATCCACAATAGAGAATTAGAGGGAGGACATAAAAATTAAAGCAGCTCATAGCTTTTTAACTTTATAGTGGAAGTCATTTTGGTTTAGCCCTTTCAGCATTATATTGGTTGAGGAACTCACAATGTAGTACTGCGGAAGACGAGTGAGCTTAATGAAGAGTTTGTGTTTGGACAAGTTGCCAACAGGGTGAGAAGCCGAGTTGGACAGGTGAAGGACATCAGTACACACAGTGGGAAGGTGTTTCACAGACTGTCGACAGCGCTGCTCCCCCAACCAGAACCTtgccagagagaaagaaacactcTGTCTCACTGAAATCTAAGTTGCAAAAAGGCCATGGTTCATAGGTTCATACTCTTACTCACAGCATTCAAACAGTTTACTAGTGCAAGACTCTGGCAATTCTTCTCAACACCCATTTCGCCAAGTGTTGCTACTGACAGCTACTGCTACGGACTGCAATTAGTCAATTTTGACAAGCTAGAAGCAGGCGTCAGACTCTGGCTCCTACTGTTGACTAAACTGCCTCCGCTATGTTTCGCCTGTGCCAAAAAATACTTTATACGGTTAGCTGTGAATATACATTTCATGTTCATATCTATTTAAAAATTGAGGAGGTGGACTTACTTCAGTTGTTGAAGCCAAGATATGATACGCTTCATATCATCGTTAATGGTCTTTTCAATGTCATCCAGCATGGACTGATCTAGAGAGAGAACACATCAGGGTTTTATGTTCACAGAGCTGAGCacacaaaacagtaaaagtagAATTATTGAGAAAGTAAGTATGAATTTAAGTCACCCTAGCCACATTACCAGCCAAACTGTTGATTCCTTTATTGTTATACAAAACCAAACCATTATATAAACACAATCTGAATGAAAAAACTTCACTAGGACACAACATgaacaaacatgaaacaaaaaaattgttatGAGTTAATGCTTACTATTACTTACCTAATCCATACAGCATGGGTTGGAACATGCCAGAGTGCAGGTCTACAAAAATGTGTAAGCACTCTGAACGACCACAGGGCTCAAGTATTGGAATAATAAGTGTGGGTAAAGCAGTCTCGATGAAtgctgaaataaacaaacacacacttgtctcTTTTCAATTCTGCAGATGACTCAAAACCATGGTTACAGTACATTAATTGACAGAAGGTGAAGGAGGGATGTGTGAGAAAGCACATCTCTATGAGGTGATGGGAATTTTGAACATGCAATTCATTATAATTAAGACCACGAAAATCTTcccattagattttttttcaggctAAACAATGCCTCTTTTTTCAACTGTTGTCACCAATTGGCACAAGGCTGTAGCTGCTGTGGGAGACAACACTGGTTTCTGTGCATTTACTCAATATATacctaaaaatgtatttaactgttttaatGATGAAAGTAGACATACAGTTGTCACTGGGATTGTTGGTCTTTAGAATGGCCTTCAGCTCCTGTAGTTTCTGATGGGACCGGGCATGCACACTGTCGATCAAAAGTTTCTCCACTGACAGATGGTCAATCTcaagagtgagtgagagaaaacaaacattaataaatTGTACTATATTTGCACAGTAAGCCATACTGCCCCATGCTTTATATTACACTAAAAACATGTGTAAACATTGCAAACATATGTCCACCTTACCTTCATAGCTCTCTCTATTAATTTAGAGTCACAGGCAGGGAGAGGAGGTTCATGGGATATTTGCAATGGCTTAGATCCATCTGATTCGTCAATCTTGATAGTGACTTTATGTACTGACGCTGTACCTGTTTTCCTTCCCAAAACCTGTTGGCtggagaaacaaagaaaaaggatGACAGTAAGGAATGAAAACTGTATGAATGCATTCTGCCATTTTGAGCTTTCTCTCATCATTCTGTTTTTGAGAACAGTGTCCTTGCCCATATATGTGAGGGCAAAAGTCTTACTTCCAGACGGTGAGCGTGAGATATTTTGCAGGCATATATCTCTCCTCCTGCACCAGGTCTCCCCATCGCTCTCTAATCAGCATCAGAGTCTGAGAGTGGAGCACCTCTAGCTGcagtgacagacagaaggaGTCTGGAAACAATGCGGTTAAAGAAGACACTGTGGGAAAATACCAAGTCCAGGTGAATAGAAATAAAGTACTATACACATCTTTCCattaacattcaaaacacactcacacatatccTCAAGACACATACACTTTGTTGGTAAAAGGGCTATTTGTGCCCAACACAGACTGCTCTTTGACACGGTAAGCTGCACTGCTAGCGTTGGTGGGggaaaggcagagcagagatgTACTGATTAGCATTGTGATAAGCACAGTCGTGCTCAGCTCGCATACTTGATTAGGGTCTTTGATATTAGCATGAATGCTAACAAGCTGTTGTTTCTCTCTACATTTTGCCAGACTGATGAGTGATAGGCCTCTGACTGTAATCAGAACAAATATGTATGGGTTACAAAAGCATGATGAATGGCACGATAATCACTGCCTGACAATACAAATGTTAGGTGATTGGTTTTGATGTTGACATGATGGTACACTTGcattttgtaatgtaatttagCTGTAATTTTCCAAAAGCGtggacaattttttttttaaaaagtatcagTTTCTTATTACAGTATTAACAGGTGTTGGAGACAAATCTCCATAAGGAGTTCATTACACCTCACATGACCTGACTGGGTGACAGGTCGTAGTGAGAATAGTCTTGCTCCTTCCCTGTCAGTAACAAAAGGTGGTTGTGTTGTTTGATAATTAATGAAACAAGAGGGGATTAAAAAGGATGCAATTCTGCAGCTGCTCTCATTGGAATGCTGCATGCGCCTGCTTGACCAGTCAATACTCTATATGCTCCAACACACACTCCCGCACTACTGCAGTAGTTCACATCAGATTGGGACAAAAGCCAAGGGGTTTTCTGCAGGACGTACAcaaaatgtctgtgtatgtgtgcagattgacaaacaaagacaaagaaaggatACGCAAGCAGTTGTACATGTCCTGTAGGGGTTTTTCATCGGCACACAGACGTGCCTGGACCAACTCGTGGATGAAGTTCACCTGCAAACTGTGGACCAAGGCTCGCCCATCTGTCAATGGGGGGGGCCAGACAGACAAACCAGTTAAGAGTGAATGGGAAAGGGAAAAATATTAGCAATGAAGTATACTGTCAATCATCTTGTCGATGGTACTCACGGTGGTGTGAGTACAATGATGAGTGCATGACTTACCTCCAGTTTCTTTGTCCTCCACCAGAATCTCCAACTTCAGCAGCCTCCAGGGAATATCAGGGTCATCTCCCATCACCGTCAAAGTGGCCTCAAACTCTCCTTCCACACGAAACTTTACACGCCCATTAGctacacagatatacacacaagcaaacatatATACAAGATCTTCTCATTACCAATACAGCTGAAAACAAATTTCCAAAGAAGGTATGAGAATGGCTATTAGTGAAAATATACCATAGTGGGTTAACAGAAAGTGCTTACCAACTGTGAGGTTTGCTAGCTGGGGTGGTAAGTCTGTTGTGACAAGACGGTGTCGTAGAATCTGATTAAGCTGGCTCAGGGTGGTCTGCTTCTCAGCCTTAGTGATGGGGTCTGGAGGAATTATCTTATCCTACACAaaaggac
This Siniperca chuatsi isolate FFG_IHB_CAS linkage group LG12, ASM2008510v1, whole genome shotgun sequence DNA region includes the following protein-coding sequences:
- the med14 gene encoding mediator of RNA polymerase II transcription subunit 14 isoform X4, coding for MAPVQIGSDGQLVPLGGPVVSGPQPPPPGTPATQGVRLSLLIEFLLQRTYHEITLLAELLPRKTDMERKIEIVQFASRTRQLFVRLLALVKWASNAGKVEKCAMISSFLDQQTILFVDTADRLASLARDALVHARLPSFAIPFAIDVLTTGSYPRLPTCIRDKIIPPDPITKAEKQTTLSQLNQILRHRLVTTDLPPQLANLTVANGRVKFRVEGEFEATLTVMGDDPDIPWRLLKLEILVEDKETGDGRALVHSLQVNFIHELVQARLCADEKPLQDMYNCLHSFCLSLQLEVLHSQTLMLIRERWGDLVQEERYMPAKYLTLTVWNQQVLGRKTGTASVHKVTIKIDESDGSKPLQISHEPPLPACDSKLIERAMKIDHLSVEKLLIDSVHARSHQKLQELKAILKTNNPSDNSFIETALPTLIIPILEPCGRSECLHIFVDLHSGMFQPMLYGLDQSMLDDIEKTINDDMKRIISWLQQLKFWLGEQRCRQSVKHLPTVCTDVLHLSNSASHPVGNLSKHKLFIKLTRLPQYYIVVEMFEVPSSPTALQYKYSFLSVSQLEGEDGPMCAQLLQHFKPNLEHLVQDTTTGRRARPGTKRKISGDQGGPEPKKPKRSGEMCAFNKELAHLVAMCDTNMPFIGLRTELSNMEIPNQGVQVEGDGSSHAIRLLKIPPCKGVGEETRRALDRSLLDCTFRLQGRNNRTWVAELVLANCPLNSTHSKEQASTRHVYLTYENPLSEPVGGRKVVEMFLNDWSAINQLYQCVLNFSRALPEMPSYLSLFSEVRLYNYRKLVLCYGTTKGSSVTIQWNSSSHRFHLALGTVGPNSGCSNCHNIILHQLQEMFNKNPNVMQLLQVLSDTQAPLNAINKLPTVPMLGLTQRTNTAYQCFSILPQSSTHIRLAFRNMYCIDIYCRSRGVVAIRDGAYSLFDNTKIVEGFYPAPGLKTFLNMFVDSNQDARRRSVNEDDNPPSPVGVDVMDSLMNQLQPQQQPQTMRGGAGGVYPPLTSPPNYHTNVTPSPSMMPTQSPGALDPSSPYAMVSPSHRGQWPGSPQVSGPSPGARIHGMSPGSQVMPTSMPPPRKLPQRPWAASIPTILTHNALHVLLLPSPTPCLVPGLAGSYLCSPLERFLGSVIMRRHLQRIIQQEANLSIVNSNEPGVIMFKTDVLKCRVALNPKNYQTLQLKVTPENTGPWSQEELQVLEKFFETRVAGPPFKYNTLNAFTKLLGAPTNILRDCVRIMKLELFPDQAAQLKWNVQFCLTIPPSAPPIAPPGTIAVVLKSKMLFFLQLTQRIPVPQEPVSIIVPIVYDMATGLTQQADIPRQHSSSGAAALMVSNILKRFNELHPARQGECTIFASVHELMANLTLPPGTRQ